A part of Aegilops tauschii subsp. strangulata cultivar AL8/78 chromosome 2, Aet v6.0, whole genome shotgun sequence genomic DNA contains:
- the LOC109735540 gene encoding uncharacterized protein isoform X1, whose translation MRVAVVGGGVSGLAAAHELLAASGGDGVRVTLYEEEDRLGGRASTVAVDDGAGRVHLDLGFLIFNQVTYSHMMEWLEGLGVEMERSDMSFSVSTQSDGGSRGCEWGNGNGISSLLAQKANILKTSFWRMVREILKFKNDALTYLEYHEHNPDVDCNETLGQFIQSHGYSLFFQEAYLIPVCAGLWPFSFQGVLSLSAFFVLSFFRNHDLLQLFRYPQLPTVKALLQSVVDKVKGELESMGCRIKTSCRVKSVSSFDGAGHRVLENDGSEETYDSVILGVHAPNALKVLGAEATHYELKILGACQYVHRDIYLHCDQNLMPRNSSAWSAWNFLGTTSRGFSVTYWLNHIQKIESARPFLVTLNPPCVPDHVLLKWSTSLPVPSVAAAKAYLQLDKIQGKRGIWFCGAYQGHGFHEDGLKAGKATAQGLLGKKSELLLNPKQMIPSWTEAGVRLAVARFFNLYISIGNLILVEEGGSVFSFGKACDKCRVKSVMRVHDPLFYWKIATEGNLGLAEAYINGCFSFLDKREGLLNLILILIANRDDRRNRRIARKGGRWTPLHVLGRLAHAKYFLGKFSRKNTVTRSRRNVSQHYDLSNEFFSLFMDKSMTYSCAIFKMENESLEAAQERKLRLLLNKAKVERGHHVLDIGFGWGSLAIQVVKQTGCKYTGVTLSEEQLKYAQGKAREAGLEDHITFLLCDYRHIPPYKYDAIISICMIEHVGHECMDEFFACCESYLAEDGIMALQFISAPEERYEQYRKRPDFLTEYIFPGGCLPSLARVVSAMSTSSRFCIEHVENIGPNYYPTLMCWMDNFTANKDKMLALGFDEKFIRIWEYYLIFSAACMKSRTLGVYQVVFSRPGNRRLGQPLAKA comes from the exons ATGAGGGTGGCGGTGGTCGGCGGCGGGGTGAGCGGGCTGGCGGCGGCGCATGAGCTGCTCGCCGCCAGTGGCGGAGACGGCGTGCGTGTGACCCTGTACGAGGAGGAGGACCGCCTTGGAGGGCGTGCCAGCACGGTGGCCGTCGACGATggcgccggacgcgtccacctcgacctcGGCTTCCTGATCTTCAACCAG GTAACATATTCCCACATGATGGAATGGTTAGAAGGGCTCGGGGTGGAGATGGAGAGATCAGACATGTCTTTCTCAGTGAGCACACAATCGGACGGCGGCAGCAGAGGATGTGAGTGGGGCAATGGCAACGGTATCTCGAGCCTCTTGGCGCAAAAAGCCAATATACTGAAAACAAGTTTTTGGCGTATGGTCCGTGAGATACTGAAGTTCAAGAACGATGCTCTGAC GTACCTGGAGTATCATGAACATAACCCTGACGTGGACTGTAATGAGACATTGGGGCAGTTCATTCAGTCACATGGATATTCGCTATTTTTCCAAGAAGCTTatctt ATTCCAGTGTGTGCAGGCCTGTGGCCATTTTCATTCCAAGGTGTTTTGAGCTTGTCCGCTTTCTTCGTGCTATCATTTTTCCGTAACCATGACCTTCTTCAG CTGTTTCGCTACCCCCAGTTGCCCACTGTCAAGGCTCTTTTGCAGTCCGTTGTAGACAAG GTAAAAGGAGAATTGGAAAGCATGGGCTGTCGAATTAAAACCAGCTGTCGGGTCAAATCCGTTTCAAGTTTTGATGGAG CTGGCCACAGAGTCTTGGAGAATGATGGTTCAGAGGAAACATATGACAGTGTTATCCTTGGGGTCCATGCACCCAATGCTCTGAAAGTACTAGGAGCTGAAGCTACACATTACGAATTGAAAATTCTAGGTGCTTGTCAGTATGTCCACAG GGATATATACCTCCACTGCGATCAAAATTTGATGCCCCGAAATTCGTCGGCATGGAGCGCCTGGAATTTCCTGGGGACAACTAGCAGGGGTTTTTCTGTTACTTACTGGCTAAATCATATACAG AAAATTGAATCTGCCAGGCCTTTCCTGGTGACACTCAACCCCCCCTGTGTTCCGGATCATGTACTCCTTAAATGGTCTACAAGCCTTCCTGTTCCGTCTGTGGCTGCGGCGAAAGCTTATCTTCAGCTTGATAAGATCCAGGGAAAGAGAGGAATATGGTTCTGTGGGGCATATCAAG GTCACGGCTTCCATGAAGATGGATTGAAG GCTGGGAAAGCAACAGCTCAAGGTTTGCTTGGAAAGAAATCCGAACTTCTGCTGAACCCAAAGCAGATGATTCCATCATGGACTGAGGCTGGGGTGCGCCTTGCAGTTGCAAGATTTTTTAACCTATACATATCCATCGGCAACTTGAT ATTGGTTGAAGAAGGAGGTAGTGTGTTCAGCTTTGGTAAAGCTTGCGACAAATGCCGTGTAAAATCTGTAATGCGAGTTCATGACCCCTTGTTCTATTGGAAG ATTGCAACAGAAGGAAACCTTGGCTTGGCAGAAGCCTATATTAACGGCTGTTTCTCTTTTCTTGACAAGAGAGAAGGCCTTCTGAATCTTATCCTG ATTCTCATTGCTAACAGAGATGACCGTAGGAACCGCCGCATTGCCAGAAAAGG GGGTCGATGGACACCATTGCATGTATTAGGTCGGTTGGCACATGCTAAGTACTTTTTGGGCAAATTCTCGAGGAAGAACACTGTGACACGAAGTCGCCGAAATGTCTCTCAGCACTATGATCTT AGTAACGAGTTTTTCTCGCTTTTTATGGATAAATCGATGACTTACTCTTGTGCAATTTTTAAG ATGGAGAACGAAAGCTTAGAAGCAGCCCAGGAACGTAAACTTAGACTTCTACTCAACAAG GCTAAAGTCGAGAGGGGGCATCATGTTCTTGATATCGGTTTCGGCTGGGGAAGTTTGGCAATACAAGTGGTTAAGCAAACTGGCTGCAAATACACCGGAGTCACTTTGTCGGAGGAGCAGCTTAAATACGCCCAGGGAAAAGCAAGAGAAGCTGGCTTAGAG GACCACATAACTTTTCTGCTGTGTGACTACCGTCACATACCACCTTACAAGTATGACGCAATCATAAGCAT CTGTATGATTGAACATGTTGGCCATGAATGCATGGATGAATTTTTTGCCTGCTGCGAGTCTTACTTAGCTGAAGATGGCATAATGGCCCTGCAG TTCATCTCAGCTCCAGAGGAACGGTACGAACAATACAGAAAAAGGCCAGACTTCCTAACAGAATACATATTTCCTGGTGGTTGCCTTCCTTCTTTGGCCCGTGTAGTGTCTGCCATGAGCACATCATCAAGGTTCTG CATAGAGCATGTCGAGAATATTGGGCCCAATTACTACCCAACTCTGATGTGCTGGATGGACAACTTCACTGCCAACAAAGA TAAGATGTTGGCCCTGGGCTTTGATGAGAAGTTCATCCGTATATGGGAGTACTACCTCATATTCTCTGCGGCTTGTATGAAGTCACGGACACTTGGAGTTTACCAG GTTGTTTTCTCTCGCCCAGGCAACCGTCGGCTAGGCCAGCCTTTGGCTAAAGCCTAA
- the LOC109735540 gene encoding uncharacterized protein isoform X3 → MPSPTATPCRRHLKQAPSVSKTAGKVTYSHMMEWLEGLGVEMERSDMSFSVSTQSDGGSRGCEWGNGNGISSLLAQKANILKTSFWRMVREILKFKNDALTYLEYHEHNPDVDCNETLGQFIQSHGYSLFFQEAYLIPVCAGLWPFSFQGVLSLSAFFVLSFFRNHDLLQLFRYPQLPTVKALLQSVVDKVKGELESMGCRIKTSCRVKSVSSFDGAGHRVLENDGSEETYDSVILGVHAPNALKVLGAEATHYELKILGACQYVHRDIYLHCDQNLMPRNSSAWSAWNFLGTTSRGFSVTYWLNHIQKIESARPFLVTLNPPCVPDHVLLKWSTSLPVPSVAAAKAYLQLDKIQGKRGIWFCGAYQGHGFHEDGLKAGKATAQGLLGKKSELLLNPKQMIPSWTEAGVRLAVARFFNLYISIGNLILVEEGGSVFSFGKACDKCRVKSVMRVHDPLFYWKIATEGNLGLAEAYINGCFSFLDKREGLLNLILILIANRDDRRNRRIARKGGRWTPLHVLGRLAHAKYFLGKFSRKNTVTRSRRNVSQHYDLSNEFFSLFMDKSMTYSCAIFKMENESLEAAQERKLRLLLNKAKVERGHHVLDIGFGWGSLAIQVVKQTGCKYTGVTLSEEQLKYAQGKAREAGLEDHITFLLCDYRHIPPYKYDAIISICMIEHVGHECMDEFFACCESYLAEDGIMALQFISAPEERYEQYRKRPDFLTEYIFPGGCLPSLARVVSAMSTSSRFCIEHVENIGPNYYPTLMCWMDNFTANKDKMLALGFDEKFIRIWEYYLIFSAACMKSRTLGVYQVVFSRPGNRRLGQPLAKA, encoded by the exons ATGCCTTCGCCTACTGCAACGCCCTGCCGCCGTCATTTGAAGCAAGCCCCGTCAGTCTCCAAGACAGCAGGGAAG GTAACATATTCCCACATGATGGAATGGTTAGAAGGGCTCGGGGTGGAGATGGAGAGATCAGACATGTCTTTCTCAGTGAGCACACAATCGGACGGCGGCAGCAGAGGATGTGAGTGGGGCAATGGCAACGGTATCTCGAGCCTCTTGGCGCAAAAAGCCAATATACTGAAAACAAGTTTTTGGCGTATGGTCCGTGAGATACTGAAGTTCAAGAACGATGCTCTGAC GTACCTGGAGTATCATGAACATAACCCTGACGTGGACTGTAATGAGACATTGGGGCAGTTCATTCAGTCACATGGATATTCGCTATTTTTCCAAGAAGCTTatctt ATTCCAGTGTGTGCAGGCCTGTGGCCATTTTCATTCCAAGGTGTTTTGAGCTTGTCCGCTTTCTTCGTGCTATCATTTTTCCGTAACCATGACCTTCTTCAG CTGTTTCGCTACCCCCAGTTGCCCACTGTCAAGGCTCTTTTGCAGTCCGTTGTAGACAAG GTAAAAGGAGAATTGGAAAGCATGGGCTGTCGAATTAAAACCAGCTGTCGGGTCAAATCCGTTTCAAGTTTTGATGGAG CTGGCCACAGAGTCTTGGAGAATGATGGTTCAGAGGAAACATATGACAGTGTTATCCTTGGGGTCCATGCACCCAATGCTCTGAAAGTACTAGGAGCTGAAGCTACACATTACGAATTGAAAATTCTAGGTGCTTGTCAGTATGTCCACAG GGATATATACCTCCACTGCGATCAAAATTTGATGCCCCGAAATTCGTCGGCATGGAGCGCCTGGAATTTCCTGGGGACAACTAGCAGGGGTTTTTCTGTTACTTACTGGCTAAATCATATACAG AAAATTGAATCTGCCAGGCCTTTCCTGGTGACACTCAACCCCCCCTGTGTTCCGGATCATGTACTCCTTAAATGGTCTACAAGCCTTCCTGTTCCGTCTGTGGCTGCGGCGAAAGCTTATCTTCAGCTTGATAAGATCCAGGGAAAGAGAGGAATATGGTTCTGTGGGGCATATCAAG GTCACGGCTTCCATGAAGATGGATTGAAG GCTGGGAAAGCAACAGCTCAAGGTTTGCTTGGAAAGAAATCCGAACTTCTGCTGAACCCAAAGCAGATGATTCCATCATGGACTGAGGCTGGGGTGCGCCTTGCAGTTGCAAGATTTTTTAACCTATACATATCCATCGGCAACTTGAT ATTGGTTGAAGAAGGAGGTAGTGTGTTCAGCTTTGGTAAAGCTTGCGACAAATGCCGTGTAAAATCTGTAATGCGAGTTCATGACCCCTTGTTCTATTGGAAG ATTGCAACAGAAGGAAACCTTGGCTTGGCAGAAGCCTATATTAACGGCTGTTTCTCTTTTCTTGACAAGAGAGAAGGCCTTCTGAATCTTATCCTG ATTCTCATTGCTAACAGAGATGACCGTAGGAACCGCCGCATTGCCAGAAAAGG GGGTCGATGGACACCATTGCATGTATTAGGTCGGTTGGCACATGCTAAGTACTTTTTGGGCAAATTCTCGAGGAAGAACACTGTGACACGAAGTCGCCGAAATGTCTCTCAGCACTATGATCTT AGTAACGAGTTTTTCTCGCTTTTTATGGATAAATCGATGACTTACTCTTGTGCAATTTTTAAG ATGGAGAACGAAAGCTTAGAAGCAGCCCAGGAACGTAAACTTAGACTTCTACTCAACAAG GCTAAAGTCGAGAGGGGGCATCATGTTCTTGATATCGGTTTCGGCTGGGGAAGTTTGGCAATACAAGTGGTTAAGCAAACTGGCTGCAAATACACCGGAGTCACTTTGTCGGAGGAGCAGCTTAAATACGCCCAGGGAAAAGCAAGAGAAGCTGGCTTAGAG GACCACATAACTTTTCTGCTGTGTGACTACCGTCACATACCACCTTACAAGTATGACGCAATCATAAGCAT CTGTATGATTGAACATGTTGGCCATGAATGCATGGATGAATTTTTTGCCTGCTGCGAGTCTTACTTAGCTGAAGATGGCATAATGGCCCTGCAG TTCATCTCAGCTCCAGAGGAACGGTACGAACAATACAGAAAAAGGCCAGACTTCCTAACAGAATACATATTTCCTGGTGGTTGCCTTCCTTCTTTGGCCCGTGTAGTGTCTGCCATGAGCACATCATCAAGGTTCTG CATAGAGCATGTCGAGAATATTGGGCCCAATTACTACCCAACTCTGATGTGCTGGATGGACAACTTCACTGCCAACAAAGA TAAGATGTTGGCCCTGGGCTTTGATGAGAAGTTCATCCGTATATGGGAGTACTACCTCATATTCTCTGCGGCTTGTATGAAGTCACGGACACTTGGAGTTTACCAG GTTGTTTTCTCTCGCCCAGGCAACCGTCGGCTAGGCCAGCCTTTGGCTAAAGCCTAA
- the LOC109735540 gene encoding uncharacterized protein isoform X2 yields the protein MMEWLEGLGVEMERSDMSFSVSTQSDGGSRGCEWGNGNGISSLLAQKANILKTSFWRMVREILKFKNDALTYLEYHEHNPDVDCNETLGQFIQSHGYSLFFQEAYLIPVCAGLWPFSFQGVLSLSAFFVLSFFRNHDLLQLFRYPQLPTVKALLQSVVDKVKGELESMGCRIKTSCRVKSVSSFDGAGHRVLENDGSEETYDSVILGVHAPNALKVLGAEATHYELKILGACQYVHRDIYLHCDQNLMPRNSSAWSAWNFLGTTSRGFSVTYWLNHIQKIESARPFLVTLNPPCVPDHVLLKWSTSLPVPSVAAAKAYLQLDKIQGKRGIWFCGAYQGHGFHEDGLKAGKATAQGLLGKKSELLLNPKQMIPSWTEAGVRLAVARFFNLYISIGNLILVEEGGSVFSFGKACDKCRVKSVMRVHDPLFYWKIATEGNLGLAEAYINGCFSFLDKREGLLNLILILIANRDDRRNRRIARKGGRWTPLHVLGRLAHAKYFLGKFSRKNTVTRSRRNVSQHYDLSNEFFSLFMDKSMTYSCAIFKMENESLEAAQERKLRLLLNKAKVERGHHVLDIGFGWGSLAIQVVKQTGCKYTGVTLSEEQLKYAQGKAREAGLEDHITFLLCDYRHIPPYKYDAIISICMIEHVGHECMDEFFACCESYLAEDGIMALQFISAPEERYEQYRKRPDFLTEYIFPGGCLPSLARVVSAMSTSSRFCIEHVENIGPNYYPTLMCWMDNFTANKDKMLALGFDEKFIRIWEYYLIFSAACMKSRTLGVYQVVFSRPGNRRLGQPLAKA from the exons ATGATGGAATGGTTAGAAGGGCTCGGGGTGGAGATGGAGAGATCAGACATGTCTTTCTCAGTGAGCACACAATCGGACGGCGGCAGCAGAGGATGTGAGTGGGGCAATGGCAACGGTATCTCGAGCCTCTTGGCGCAAAAAGCCAATATACTGAAAACAAGTTTTTGGCGTATGGTCCGTGAGATACTGAAGTTCAAGAACGATGCTCTGAC GTACCTGGAGTATCATGAACATAACCCTGACGTGGACTGTAATGAGACATTGGGGCAGTTCATTCAGTCACATGGATATTCGCTATTTTTCCAAGAAGCTTatctt ATTCCAGTGTGTGCAGGCCTGTGGCCATTTTCATTCCAAGGTGTTTTGAGCTTGTCCGCTTTCTTCGTGCTATCATTTTTCCGTAACCATGACCTTCTTCAG CTGTTTCGCTACCCCCAGTTGCCCACTGTCAAGGCTCTTTTGCAGTCCGTTGTAGACAAG GTAAAAGGAGAATTGGAAAGCATGGGCTGTCGAATTAAAACCAGCTGTCGGGTCAAATCCGTTTCAAGTTTTGATGGAG CTGGCCACAGAGTCTTGGAGAATGATGGTTCAGAGGAAACATATGACAGTGTTATCCTTGGGGTCCATGCACCCAATGCTCTGAAAGTACTAGGAGCTGAAGCTACACATTACGAATTGAAAATTCTAGGTGCTTGTCAGTATGTCCACAG GGATATATACCTCCACTGCGATCAAAATTTGATGCCCCGAAATTCGTCGGCATGGAGCGCCTGGAATTTCCTGGGGACAACTAGCAGGGGTTTTTCTGTTACTTACTGGCTAAATCATATACAG AAAATTGAATCTGCCAGGCCTTTCCTGGTGACACTCAACCCCCCCTGTGTTCCGGATCATGTACTCCTTAAATGGTCTACAAGCCTTCCTGTTCCGTCTGTGGCTGCGGCGAAAGCTTATCTTCAGCTTGATAAGATCCAGGGAAAGAGAGGAATATGGTTCTGTGGGGCATATCAAG GTCACGGCTTCCATGAAGATGGATTGAAG GCTGGGAAAGCAACAGCTCAAGGTTTGCTTGGAAAGAAATCCGAACTTCTGCTGAACCCAAAGCAGATGATTCCATCATGGACTGAGGCTGGGGTGCGCCTTGCAGTTGCAAGATTTTTTAACCTATACATATCCATCGGCAACTTGAT ATTGGTTGAAGAAGGAGGTAGTGTGTTCAGCTTTGGTAAAGCTTGCGACAAATGCCGTGTAAAATCTGTAATGCGAGTTCATGACCCCTTGTTCTATTGGAAG ATTGCAACAGAAGGAAACCTTGGCTTGGCAGAAGCCTATATTAACGGCTGTTTCTCTTTTCTTGACAAGAGAGAAGGCCTTCTGAATCTTATCCTG ATTCTCATTGCTAACAGAGATGACCGTAGGAACCGCCGCATTGCCAGAAAAGG GGGTCGATGGACACCATTGCATGTATTAGGTCGGTTGGCACATGCTAAGTACTTTTTGGGCAAATTCTCGAGGAAGAACACTGTGACACGAAGTCGCCGAAATGTCTCTCAGCACTATGATCTT AGTAACGAGTTTTTCTCGCTTTTTATGGATAAATCGATGACTTACTCTTGTGCAATTTTTAAG ATGGAGAACGAAAGCTTAGAAGCAGCCCAGGAACGTAAACTTAGACTTCTACTCAACAAG GCTAAAGTCGAGAGGGGGCATCATGTTCTTGATATCGGTTTCGGCTGGGGAAGTTTGGCAATACAAGTGGTTAAGCAAACTGGCTGCAAATACACCGGAGTCACTTTGTCGGAGGAGCAGCTTAAATACGCCCAGGGAAAAGCAAGAGAAGCTGGCTTAGAG GACCACATAACTTTTCTGCTGTGTGACTACCGTCACATACCACCTTACAAGTATGACGCAATCATAAGCAT CTGTATGATTGAACATGTTGGCCATGAATGCATGGATGAATTTTTTGCCTGCTGCGAGTCTTACTTAGCTGAAGATGGCATAATGGCCCTGCAG TTCATCTCAGCTCCAGAGGAACGGTACGAACAATACAGAAAAAGGCCAGACTTCCTAACAGAATACATATTTCCTGGTGGTTGCCTTCCTTCTTTGGCCCGTGTAGTGTCTGCCATGAGCACATCATCAAGGTTCTG CATAGAGCATGTCGAGAATATTGGGCCCAATTACTACCCAACTCTGATGTGCTGGATGGACAACTTCACTGCCAACAAAGA TAAGATGTTGGCCCTGGGCTTTGATGAGAAGTTCATCCGTATATGGGAGTACTACCTCATATTCTCTGCGGCTTGTATGAAGTCACGGACACTTGGAGTTTACCAG GTTGTTTTCTCTCGCCCAGGCAACCGTCGGCTAGGCCAGCCTTTGGCTAAAGCCTAA